DNA from Equus asinus isolate D_3611 breed Donkey chromosome 17, EquAss-T2T_v2, whole genome shotgun sequence:
GACCAGCCTGAGATGAGGCCCGGACCTCAGGGTCAGGaggggtcagcctttttgttgcAATGCATggtctccctctttctctgcagGTTCCAGCCAGCCTGTCGAGGCCAAAACAAAGGCCCAGGGTATGAGTCACCAATCAGACGTCCTGCCCTGTGACCAGCTGAGGGACCAGGTCATCGGAAACCAGAGCAGCCACACCCAGCTGATGGAGACGCTGCTGCACCTGCGGCAGACCGTAGACGATTGTATCACACAGCTGATGACCAGGCCCCCACAGCTGGACCTGCCGCTGGAGGAGCAGAGGCACAATCAGGCCACCGGGGAGCAGGAAGCCTTCCTGCGCCGGGTGGTCAACCTCCTCCAGTCTGGGGCCATGTGGGGCCTGGGGCTCCAAGCGCCTCACCCTACCCTGGGCCCTAGGGATGATGCTGGAGGCGGGCAGCAGGCACAGCTGTCCAGGCAGCTTGACCAGCTAGTTTACCAACTGAGTCATCTGGAAGTTGCATTTGTCAGCCGTGACCTGTCCAACCATGGGACTGACATCTCTGCCTTCGAGCGCTCCAAATTCCAGGACTTCAAGACCTACCAAGGAGACAAATACCATGAGGACAAGAACACCATGGTGAGGATGGGGGGGGACATACTTGAGGGCCCCAGTGGCCAGGATTTACTGAGTCCTGTGCCAAGTACTGTGTTCTTGCACTTACTCTTCCCAGCTCCGTGAAGTAGGTGCTATCGTCTtcttatagataaggaaatgggGCCAGAAACAAGGTGACATGCCCAAGAAAGTTAAAGAGCTGGGTCTGGGTCCACCTCCCCACCCAGCATGCTTTATCTAAACCCCAGCTCTTACCCACTAGGAGTCACTGTGGTCACAGTGGTAAGTcagcctgccctcatggaactccGTCTAGTGATGAATGTAGTCCGCCACTGGGAAATGAACATTAATAATGTCCCCAAGAGCACTAAGGGGATGCCTGCAGTGGGTGGCCTGGGAAGGTGTCTTAAAGGCTGGATCAGCCAGCCATacggtggtggtgggagggggtcCTCCAGGATGGAGGAACAGCATGTGTGAAAGCTCTGAGACGGGAAGGGCTTAGAGTTACTGGGAAAGGAGGCCCGTGTGGCTAGAGTAGGGACAACGAGCGCTGTAACAAGAGGTGTAGATGGGGGTAGTCCGTTGCGAGGTATCAGGATGTTATCCTAAGGGTGATAGGGAACCAACAAAAGGCTTCCAGCAAGGGAGGTTCACAACAGCTCTCCAGCCGGAGGATAGAGGACAGCATGACTCACAGCTTCCCTTCTGTTTCCAGCTAAGTGACGTGGGCTCGGTGGCCGTCTGCTTTTCTCAGGGCCCGGTCAGTCAGATACCTCCACTGGACTCGGAGGGACCCTTCCTCCTCCATGGACTTGAAGGGCCCTTACAAGGAAGCAGAAATAGTAGAGATGGGTGCGAGGCAGGGCCTGCGGCTTAAGGATCCAGGCTCTCGGGTCAGGCAGGTGGAGTTCTGCCCAAATGTGGATGGAATTGCCTCACGGGGCTGAGAGATCTCTGTTTCACAGGATGAGTCCTTATTGGCACGTTTAAAGGGGTCCGTATCGGGCAGGGCAGGAGGACTGACCTCAGGTTCCTTCCATCTCCAGGGCTTCATCAACCTCGGTGTCAGTGAGAACAAGCTGTGCACTGATCTGATGACCGAAAGGGTAAGCCAGGTTCTGGGCTATGCTGGGCCCCACCTTCCGGCCCGGTCCCGCTAGAAGGTTCCTCAGCATGTGGTAGCTGCACCAATGGGACTTAGGGGTTTGGGGGAAGGGAGCGGGGAAAAAGCTTCTAGAACAGCACATCTAACCTCCTGGCCTTGCTGACTGTGTTCAGAGCTATTCTCTAGATGGGGCTATGGTGGGTAGGCTGCCAAGGGAGCCTCTGGCCCAAGTGTAGGTTTTCAAACACTTCAGAGTGAGTTATGTATTTGTGTAACGTGTGCCAAGAAGACTGGGGCCTCCACCCCCAAGGAGCATACAGCGTGTAGCCCCACTGCCCTTCTCGAAGGCCGTGTTGCAGGGCAAACACCCGTATGCATCCTAGAAGTAGGATGAGGCATGTTGGGCTCCTCTGGTCTGGCTGTCCTCATGCTCTATTTGTCAACAGTTGAGTCGGAGTGACATGAACCACCTTGAGGATGCCCTGCTGCAATATTCTGACCAGAGAGGGCAACCATTGTAAGTAATTTCCAGATCTGTGGTCTCCTGGTCCATAGGCACCTGTCCTCATCCGGGGAAGCACTCCTAGCGCCAGATTCTTCATTGGCCTCCTGTCTGTCTCTTTGGGTAATGACTTCTAGAAAATGCCTAGAGCAAAACATCGTCAGGAGGCAGCCTGGTGTAGTAGAAATAGCCCTGCCCTGTTACCCAAAAGGCCTGAGTTCTTGTCCAAACTCTCACACGTGCTGTCTGTGTCACCTGGGGAGTTGACAGCCTCGGTCGGCAGCCCCGTAAAATAAGGTTGGACACTTTGCCCTTTGGAAAAGACTGAAGTCTAACCCTGAACGAGAAGGGGCCCTGGGCCTTGGAACCACGAGCTCCCTCTGGGTCTGTCCACAGCCTGCGGGAAGAAGTGGCCCGCTTCTTGACCTACTATTCCAAGTCACCTGCCTGCCTTGATCCGGAAAACGTGAGTCAGTTTCCCAGCCTTGCTGCCCCCCTGGGCAAGGGCTGGATGGTTGGGGACTCTGCATTTTCTAGAAGGTACAGGGGGAATCAGCAGAGACCCTCATGGCCAGGGCAGAGTGAGGGCCACTGGCTCCCAGCTGAGGCGGTTCCTggggcctgcccctcccagggggaGGGAGATGAGGGTCACCCCTTCTTACCTGGGGACCggtttttttatttctgcatgaCTTCTTCAGGTGGTTGTTCTAAGTGGCTGCTGCTCTGTCTTCTCTGCGCTGGCCACGGTTCTGTGTGATCCAGGTGGTAAGTCAATGCGCGCTGCTTTCCCTCAGCGGAATAGCAGCACGAGGGCACTGGGCCTTCGGGAAGAAGAGCATCTTGACTCAAGGCCCTTCCTCGCAAGCGCTGGGACCTCTACTCTGATTAGAACATCTTCCTACTATTTCTGTAGGAGCAAGGGATTTGGGTCCTCATTTAATATGGAAGGAACAAGTGACGGTCCTCAAGGAGGTATGCCTCAGGAATGGTGACAATAGGAGCCAACTTATTATTAGCTGTGCTTTTGGTCTCAACTCCAGTACAGAAAGTCCTGGTCAATTGGCTTAGACTATatagattttctctttcctcctcctcctcaaaaacaaaaaaggctaaTTAGTTCTAGATCAAATAAGGGGGAGAGATCTGTCCTCAACCTCCCTCTTAACAATGCCCAAACAAGAGTCTCAGGTCTTCATGAGCTCTGGCTGTGTGGGAGGAAGTTACCGGGATGGCCAGTTTCATTCAAAGGAGGGGCTCCTTGGTTAGCTCATCGATGAGGCCAAATGGATGGGAAGGACAGAAGCTAGATCACCCAGTCCAGGTAACCCAAGCCACACAGAGAGACCAGAGGCGCCCTGTGCATGGACCTTAGCCTCCAGGGCTTGGCCTGGAGCAGACAAGACTCGCTGAACGACCAGTGCTCCAGCTGCTAACAAGCCTGGCTTGATTTGCACCCTGGATCCAGAGCCATTCACAACATtatctttccctttcctccctctcttgtGTACTCCCAAAGAGGAAACTTGAGTGTTTTCCCCAAATAACGTTTCTAAGAATGGATAACTTCCAGAGAGCCTGAGCCGGAAAGCAAGTTTAAGGTTTAAGTCAAAGCAAGATTAAGAGCCCCTACTTAATCTCCAAGTAGGAGGGACTGTCAACCTAACCTTCGCCATCTGTGGTGTTGCTGCTGGTCTGGAGAGCCTGGCAGCTTCTAGCTGAGAGACCCTGGACGGACAGCTTTGTCTCCCTGTGCTTCCAGAGGCCTTGctgacccccacccccttctttGGTGGCCTCGTCGTGGGTTCCTACCTGTATTCGAAAGTTGAGCTGATGCCTGTCCACCTGGACAGTGAGGTCAGAATGGGGCCCTTTCCCCTGCTCAGCCCACCTAGGCAATGGAATGTTCTAGGGGCATCTGGAAGGTGTAGGGGGCTTTGCTTTCTTCCCGTGTAAGTGATGGTAGGGGAAGGATGGAGAAATCAGGTCGAAGAGGGCACGTGGGCCTGGCGCTCTGGGTATGGAGGTGAAGGCTTGCTCGGGGGTTATGGGAACGGGGAGTCAGGGCTTAGAAGCTTTCGGATGGGCAGCTCTCAGGCAGTGTTGGTCTTCCAGATCACTGATGGGAGCGCCCGTCCATTCCAACTCACTGTGGACAAGTTGGAGCAGGCCCTGCTTGAGGCCACGCTTAAGGTAAGGAGGGCACCATGTGTCCTGATGGGCGCTGCTGCCCCTGACTGAGTACTGAGACTCTGGTACAACCTGCTCCCCAAGATGGTGTGGGATCCTTCAGAAGAGGCAGTGAACGAGCCCAGGGGCCTGTCCCCTAGGAGCCCTGAGCCCTGTCTATGgcgcccccacctcctccccctctATGGGCAGTGTGGTGGTTGATGCTTCAAGAGCCTACCTAGGCCTTATCGGGTGACCTATGTTGGGCGTCCTGACCTGATCCTTGGCTGGACT
Protein-coding regions in this window:
- the ACCSL gene encoding probable inactive 1-aminocyclopropane-1-carboxylate synthase-like protein 2 produces the protein MSHQSDVLPCDQLRDQVIGNQSSHTQLMETLLHLRQTVDDCITQLMTRPPQLDLPLEEQRHNQATGEQEAFLRRVVNLLQSGAMWGLGLQAPHPTLGPRDDAGGGQQAQLSRQLDQLVYQLSHLEVAFVSRDLSNHGTDISAFERSKFQDFKTYQGDKYHEDKNTMGFINLGVSENKLCTDLMTERLSRSDMNHLEDALLQYSDQRGQPFLREEVARFLTYYSKSPACLDPENVVVLSGCCSVFSALATVLCDPGEALLTPTPFFGGLVVGSYLYSKVELMPVHLDSEITDGSARPFQLTVDKLEQALLEATLKGKKVRGLLLINPQNPLGDVYSRDSLEEYLEFAKRYNLHVIIDEMYMLSVFDDSVTFHSVLSMESLPDPNRTHVIWGTSKDFGISGFRFGALYTHNKEVVSAVSCFGFLSGISGITQYKLCRLLQDREWIDKVYLPTNHSRLKAAHRYITNKLKALKIPFLSRGSGLYVWMNLKEYLQPCTFEEELLLHHRFLGNKLILSPGKTYMCKEPGWFRLVFSDKPLPLKLAMHRFYEVLAEQKRDLRVKQLEDPQKE